ttacaattaaatttttcacatattacTTTTCTCCAGTCATTCAAACAGTTCTGTCGCACTcggttcataaaaaaaattgttcatgtGACTGTAAGTACATTGTATTGCATTGTCGATTTGGAATAATCAGCACTCTGATCACGAAACGAACGAGTGACAATTGGCAGTGAAGGAATTACAATCTTGTATTTATTGGAGTCTTATTGTTgcttaaataataataaatgagcGGCATTATTAGTCCATATTGACATTAAATTCACGAGGTATCGgggatttgaaaaattgcatcACTCGATCGTTTCGCAATAGTACACTTCTTAAAATCTATGCAGTGGAAGTAGGTAGAATCttgcaatatttttctgtaagtattaataagtaaaaaaaaaataaacaagaaCAAAAAATGCATAGACATCTgatatttaatgttttttatatATCCTATGTTAGGGCATTCGTTCAGTGGTTTATTTTACAGTAATTTGGATACGCAAAAAGACTGatgattatttatcattaCGGAGGTAGCTATggcaatatataatatattcatatttttctctttctctttcattaACTTCCATCAACCTATTTCTTTTACTTCATTGGTAGGTATGCAAAActtcattataaattaatggGAACAATCAAATTGAgacataatgaaaaaaaaatctatcagtATTTATAATATATCACGGCCTGTCTGCTTGAGTTTACCTGAGTTTGTTCGTCCATTTTTAACATTTATGATCAATGCATTCTTCATCATAAATGATTCTGATAAGTACCTGAGACGACGGTTGAAACATTAACGTTATCAACAACAATATGGAGAATCTTCAAAACTCATCGAAATCaacgttttatttattgtcaaAGTCTAATTCACTGGATGACTCTAAGGAatctattgcataatgagcaGAATTCCCTCCACATCGATTGATAAAACGTAATATTAACAACTGAACGtacaataatatatttaaacTATTGCAATACTGTAATTGGTTGTCTGTTCactatttttaattgcaaaacAAAATGACTATTGCGGACTATAACGGATTGATAAGATGAGATTgattgttcaataatttttcttcatattcATCATTTTATCTATTAACGATTCTAGTGACAAAGTCCATTGCGAATTAATAACTATTACAATTATTTGCCACTTCAGTAGAAAATATGAATCTAGTTTTTCATCCATTGTCTGTAAAAATCTGTGTATATATATACCTATACATATATAtctgttcatttattttccttcgTCTATCTGtttaaaaatgagtgaaataaaatctattcattgttggagaataaaaatggGGACTTGACTCGAATCTTTGTCACTTTTCAGAAGCAATCAAAGAAATTATCTTATTTCTTTGATCTATTACATGTCGCTTCGTTATggctattaattattaaataaaaacattcatcattattgagaaaatcattcaaaatatCACCAAGTCTCTTCTCGCATTCTTTTACTGGGCATTTGTTTAATCTATCTTCACTGATGTGTTGTCCATAACTCGTttgaaatttgatattttctgCTTTGTCTCTGACTCAgcctaaaatttttattttacggcGATTGATTACTTCCTTCTGCTTTGAAAGTTACTATGGCACAGAACGATAATTCTTCTAGATATTCATTCAGTTATATTGTTAGTCGTGTATGTTCGGATGTAAAATTCTATTGCTGATAATCGCTACATCCTCGATTAGTTGCATGAAAATTTGtactttggaaattttatttcgtcaCTTGTAAAACTTCCGttaatttcatcatttcattCACATATAAAATAGATAATAGAGAGCTTCAAGGCAAGAATTGGTATCTTTGTACCGATTAGACCTGGATCTTTCGATAATGAAGTATGTTTCATTCATTTCGTTCTTAAATAAGTACCCTAGCCCGCTGTGGAATAAGAGTAGCCTCTCAATCGAAAAGGAAAAACCACTagcattgaaaatttctttgtactaatattcaattttttttcatcaaatttcttTATAATTTCATTCTAGTCACTAATCGTATTTCGATGTTACCACAAATCGTATACGGATCAAcaccaaatttatttatcattcgtATACTTAGCATGATGATTCATCGAAccgaaatgaattttaaataatagaaAACAATTTAGTCCACAGCCTGggctaattataattttcaataatgaaattcactcgttcaacttgttttttaacacgaaaaaaaaaacacatctCTACGCGTCATTCCCTGTTCGTTATTGATACTATGCTCTTAAAATCTACCATTAGTATACTTGGAGTATTGTATACAACTTATGTCTACCTTTAGACTATGTTTATCCCacctgttttttttctctttattattCTCTTGTTTAACATCCTCCTGATGTTTTCTCCCAGTCACGCAACACAGACACATTTCGCGTGTATTGCCATTGAATTTAATCGTCCATTCTATTTTGCCAGTTAACATGTTGTTATTCTCTTCCTAAACTCGACGGTGAGCGCGAAAATAATGGTTTATGGCAAGAGTATTCACGTGTTCGCCTGATCCTCCCGATGGACATTttgtttcgataaaaaaaatttgtttttattaaaatgattaataaaaaatgagttaactaaaaatatttgagcCACGTAAAAGCCGAACGGGctgttaaaattaaaatcatgaaTAATGCATCTGATTAACAGGCTGTGAAGTAGTGACACGTAATAAtcaattctatgatttttcagTACAGTTCACGCCTTCCTTACACCTAACAAAATTCTGGGGAAAACCCTAATCGGCTTCACGTATTGAATAGAATAAACCTCACTGGTATAAacaatgaatttatgaagaaaaTACACGTCCCAAATACGCGTGTGCTGTGCTACATCAAAATTCCAACAAATCTAGTTTTTCTTTCTCCTATTCCCTTTCCTCTTACTATTTATCGTTTCACCATTCATGTCTAATAAATGTATTTCTTAACACAGTGGTTTGAAAGgcgaaaatcatgaaaatgaaagaaaaaaaatgatcaaaaatAAATCCTACGAGTAACTTTCCTCAACAAAATCAGCCCTCATCTCTCACCCTGAGACCCCGTTGTGTAttctgtcaaaaaaaaatttaagtcacGAGGCTTCCAAAAAGGACGGTCCCAAACCCGTTTATCTATCGCCACTCAATAAACGTAAAAACTCCtttctctcgctctctttctctctctaatCAACATTGCATCCTCACAATCATCatcataaacaaaaaaaaacgcttCTATTATCTATATGTAGTTCCTATGGCTCTATTATGTGCACTGAGGTAGTCGGATGGAATAGTTTTCAGGGACATCTTTAACTATTGTGATAACTCTACCGTCTCATATCGAGACGGTATCAATttgtcgaaaaaaattaaacaagtaCTTTACAAATTTGGAGATCTTACTTCCATTAATTTCGCATCAAAACTCAATTGTTCATCgttaaattgtgaaaatataGACTATATATGAGGTAGTGGATGGATTCTGTCAACGTTCCATGTTATAACGCAAATAATGATTTGAGGCATCTTTCGCAttaacaaattgaaaattagaccgcaaatgaaaaatgtaaaatcacCGTTAAAAAGGCAAAACTTAAAATTTACTCAGCCGGTACAGCTTCAGGCTCTTCATTCTCACTGAAGTCATCCTCTTCGCCGTTGGACGATTCTGCCTCCTCCTCATGCTTATCATTGTTGCCAATGCTTCTATCATGGTGCTCAGTTCGATCTTCATGTACAAGTCCAATACTCCGCCCCTCATCCCGCCCAATCATGGGATAATCCTCCATTCCCCTCCCTCcaaatttttcatgagcaTTCATCTGTGCCATTTTGGCAGCCtgaacagcagcagcagctgcCTGCTCAGGACTCAGACCGAGTGCAGCCAACGGAGAGCTCTCAGCAATCAGTTGTAAATAGGTATCCAGAAGGGCTGATGAACCAAGTGCACTGTTATGATGGCCATGATGCATCGGTAAATGACCACTGGCGTGCATCGGCGCTGTATTGGGCTCACGACTGTGTCCATGCATCATTGATTCAAGTGATTTCGCGGCAACAGCCTTATTGTGGGAGATTTTTGTGATAACCGTGTTATTATTGGGCGTTGGTGAGCCATACCTCAGGCTGAGGGGTAAAGTTAGATCCTCAGGATCATCTCCACCGCAGACAGAGCTGCCGGCTTCTGATGGTGCGCCTCTTGGCATTTCTAATCTCATGTCATTTCTCCTGGGACCCGTGGGACTTGCTCTTGCTTTCAACTCAGCTGGACTTACTTTGACACCTGCTTTTGCCAGCAATCTGGACGCTAAATTGGGATCAAAGGGACTTGGCATTGGTAACACTGGCAAATCCTTTGTGCTTATACCACGGTGCTGACGAGACATGTGCGAGTGAAGGGAATTCCTAGATTTTGCTACTGTACCACACAGTACACATCTGTAGCCAGGGCAGATTGTGTGTTTGTCCTCCAAGTGTGTACGAAGTGTGTGAGCTGAACGGTATATCTTGCCGCATTTTGGACAAGGTCGAGGGTCCGTCGCTCGTACTCGCATCATGTCAATGCCTCGTCTTGCGactggaaaataattgtttttgctTAGTTAATTTTATATGAAGTTCAAGATTTTAGGATAAAACAGTTGGTGGAACAGAAAGATAAAGCGTTATAGTATATTATGGACtcaactggatttttttttaatggcccTGATTATCAGTTAAGTATAGCAATGAAAGGTGAGGGCAAACTGTTAAAAATTAGAGATGGAtccctgaaaataaaaaagtccTCCTTCGTAAATTTGAAACAAAGGAGATAGTGAAAACGCAATTTATTAAACTTCACTCGAATTCTTTTATTATACAAAGCTTTTCACTTAGACTGTAAAGTCACATCTCATTCTCATCATCTTGCAAATGTTTATATATAGATTTTCGTATTCTTTACAatctataaataataatctacCTCTGTGTTTAGACTTTTGTTCTTGATTTCTAAAATATTATGAAGCTACTTTGGCACTCGATTTAAGAAACAGAACAACGGGAAGGAAGATGCTCTCAGTGGAAGTTATCTAATTAGAATAACGTAAACGTTTCGGATAATTCTACCTCGTATTTGATCTATCATGAGACTAGTACCATTGAGTCTGTTAAAATCGAGTGTCAAAGTGTCTGCACCATCTCGCCACATCTCctgactgtttttttttttccgtcgtATGGGAACTGTATAAAAATAAGCCTGAGCGCTACTACGACTATACATCTTTTGTTTCAATCGTAAATCATAGAAAATAAAGCTAGAAACAAATGCATTCTCCAAGTAAACACCAATGTTGCACTCCTTTCCCATTCACTTGGTAAATCTATCTGATTAAGGCTGATTTACTCAGCTAGGAGTAACATCTTCATTTTCTCAatgtttttattgttattaaatCTATGCACTTAATCACTTAATCCAAAGAAATGCATCTGATGTATCGATCGCCTGCATCTTATCTCTCTACACGACTTGGATTCAAACATAAATACTGATGGCGTAATTGTTACTATGTACAGAGTGACGccgaaaatataataataattcaacttTGGCTGTACATGTGCGTCTTACAAAAACTTCTCACATATTGACATCACCTTTTTCCAATGCATCGTTAcaagaaaaaacaattctaAACGTTATAATTACACATATGTCCACCTGAGTGCCTTAATCTCCTTCCACTTAGCTCCATGCTTAATTCTCATATGATTTCTAACACTGTTTGGATGTAGAAAGTTCTTACGACACGACAATATCGGACAAATTGGTGAATCTCTCGGATAATGACGATCCAGATGTTCTCTCATATCACCGATATTGGCAATCACACGATTGCATATTGGGCATGTGTAACCATACCGTGGTGCATGAAAATTACTCCTATTGTCACCATTACCATCATTCTCAGGGTATGTTTTGGAATCGTCCGACACTGGAGGACCATTGAAATCAGCAACATCATGATCCAAGTACTCCTCTTTGACTATTGTCCCTGGCTCCcgttggtggtggtggtaaGCCGCACCCTCTCCATCTTTATGCCCGTCATCTGCAACCACCACCACATGAAAACCTGTTACCACTGCTTCTTGGCCACGCACTTATCCATAATAATTCCGTTTCCTTCACTTTTATAGCAACAATTATtacaataatatatttttcgtttctcccaaaaaaaaaaattatcatcaactttttttacgATAAATTGTCTCATCTCAACGTATTCTCATTCTCTctcgtttgaaaaaataaaagattgtgatgtggatttattttctgtctgttttgtaatttattattcagtgATTGGGCATCACAAGGCATTGAATTAATGGTGATGATTATTCGGATTGTTCATATTCGGTCGCTGATGTATTCCGTGGGCCTGCAATTGATGATTAATCAGATAATGTTTCGTTTTACAACGCTTTCCACAGACATTACACTGCGGCCATGTGTCTTGTGGTGGCCACTGCGAGTGTACATTTTTAACATGCTGTCGTAGATTACTCGGTGATGAATAACTTCTACCACAGTAACGACACAAGGGTCGAGAATCATCGGGACGTAGCGATGTGTAGAGCCTagcgaaattgtccacagCCTGTGTTGGATTCGGTATGGGATTCTCACCAGCCATGACATCCTCGCGTTTAGTCATCACTGTCCCTACAACCAGGACGTGCCcatcaatttcattcaatctaATCACTTCCCACCACTCTGTTTCTCTAGTTTTTTTCGCCATTCATTCGTcaatttgttttgttttttttctcatatttgtggtttaaattaaatcaattatcaTTTGCACACACATTCAAGGACACACACTACTCTCGTACTCTCAGGGCATGCCCGGTTGTAGGatggtgttttttttataattaaaaaaaaaattgtgatttccGTTGTGACATTTTAGTCTATTTCGCCTGATTATTGTAGCACTTGTCGCAGTCAGATGGTTCATTTCTTTTGGTCTtcatccattttttaaatttttttaatcctggGGGCTGTAATATTGACAGCCCTGCGTCTTTTATGGACACCAAGATATATAGTTCGGAAAGGAGTGGGAGAAAGCCTACTGGGCAAACTACGTAAGAAGCTTCGTGTATTGATCGACACCCCTTATACGCCTCGTTGTCACTATCTTTTCTACGAATCTCTCGGGTCCACCTTCCACTTGAAGAACATcaagtttcatttttcaaattcaaccCCCAGTACTTGTGTCTTATGACTAGCATATTGGGCTTAATAATAGTATATTACAATGTAGGTGAAAAAATAGTACATTGGCTCACTAATGCGTAAAGACAGACTTGTTCGCACACGTGTAACACATTTTGTTTCTCCTGGTATCTGTCAAATTCACTATTTCAAAAGGGAGTGAAAGTAAAGTACATTCGTTAACTTTCCACCCGCCATGCGGTAAAAAATCGCTTTAGAAACACTGAACCATTTCAAAAAGTGCATTTGTCAGGTATATGATAGAAAAAAGTAGAAGCTAACAAATGTGAAGTTTGGCCAGGATAAAGGGAATATTGTCTGGTCTGGAAAATTACGATTCTCGTGGGGTGATGATTGCGCACAGAGTCCATTAgtaccccccccccttccccctgtAAGTTGCCCAGCACAGATACCGTGATAGACCCTTCCCGCCCCCTGCAGCGATTCCACACTCTGTCTCATTCTAGTAAAAGTGAAGAGCCCAAAAGTGCTGTCTGATTGGCTGAGGTGAATTAGAGAATCGATCGAAGAATATTAACCGACCCTTTGGTTGCAGATACTATTGTTAGGCTAGTCATGTCCGGTGTTATAGAATGTATAAAATTGTGCTCAATATTCTTCTGAGGGATCTAGGGTGAATAGTAATCGGGGAGAGGTGATGAAGGGAGGTAAGTGCATTTTGCTCAGCATAAGGTACGTGTAAATACCCTGTAAGGAAaggaaaataatcaattttccaataaGACCTTCTTTGCAACTCACGTTTTACTAtacaaaaaagaaatttaaagGAAAATTTCCCTGTCGCCTTTCATTTAGAAATTAGTGAGTCCCTGAATCTGCATTTAAACATCCAATTTTACCACATTCCTCCTGAATTAAACTTTTTGATGACTCAATTTAATCAGACAGTAAGGGAAACTGTATTTCAGATAAATGGGTGCATACATGTGCCGAGAAGTTGTCACCCAAGATTTATGAACAGAGTATGAAGTAGAACGAAAAGTGTTTGAGTGACGTTAATGCTTCAAGATAAAGTCGAAGTCGCGCCACGCCCGTTGATGACCAGTTGAGTAGTTTTGTACGGATAAAAAGAGGAGAAGAAAGAAAGAGGAAAGCGAGAAAAAATAAGTTGGAAGGAGAGAGTTAGGAGAAAAAGGGAGCGGGGATAACTCAGAAACGGCGGAAGGGATGAGGGCTGGAGGAAAGTTTGTAGGACGTGTTGGGTGGGTAGGTGGCAGATGGGCGGGTTATCTCACCGAAAAAGCCTGAGGAGCTGGGGGGATGATGGGATGGCCGAATAGAGGTGGCAAAAGGGGGAGCGCCAGATCAATGTGAACATGTCCGCAAAATTGCTGGAGGATCGATCGATGTCTTGAGGAACCCTCTGGAGATATTCTCTGTATTCTCTCTTCAATAAGTTTTTACTTCATTCTACGTTTACTTCACCCGAAGTTCTGAGAGGGAAGTCCTAGAcggttgaaaattttgaatgaaactCCCAGTGTAGTTTGGAATTCGATGAAGTTgtactagaatttttatgaaattcccCCATTATCCTGAGGCTAACGAGAGGGTGAAACTGTTTACGAAACTTTGGAATTCTATAAAATTTCGAGTGAAATGTGAAATGATGACTTTTTCCCCTGACGAGAATTCGAGTCTCTCTCTTAAACTACTGCTAATCACCCGGTCAAACGCCAATGGTTTTCCATCTCCCCAAGaaattccgttttttttttcgtttcacaATCAATTctgattttatcaaaaaatatcgtaaacaaataaaatgaaaattccgagTTTTCCACCCATTGAAATGCAAGGGGAACCATTACGAATCATCTTCTGTGTCTGGTCACGTTTTTAATATGGGTTAGGCACAACCCCATGGGGAGTCACTCGAGGGAGGAAAGGGAGACGAGGCTTAATCAATCTTTTTTCGTGGGAGCAGGATTTTCCACGCTGCATCCGTTAAATTTGGACACGGCTGGCAGACAACCCCCTAGAATCCCCTCCCCTATCTGCGCAATACAAATGATGTCAGCCATTGGGATTCCCAGATTTTCAGTTTTCTCTTCCACCCTCTTTTCATCAAGCTCTCATAACAGGTGGTATTTGCACGTGTCTCGAGGCACgccaatattatttttcatataataTTTACCTTCACCTAAGGCCGCGTACTTTTTCCTTACTTTTGTGAAATTCGAATAAATGttgagaatggaaaaataggGGCTGGGAAGGGGGAGAAATCGAGTGGAGTTAAGGGGGTGTAGCCAGATCGATGAGAATCGCAAGGGTATAACCAAAGTCCCGCCTTATCACGATCCTATCCCAGAGTGATAGATGGTTCCTAATCTGGCGCACCCTCTCGACCTGATCCAAAGTCACGTTTTTCTCATTGAAcgtttccgaaaaaaaaagatggttgaaataaggaaaaatgaaaggagGGGAGGGTCCACTTAACTTGAAGCGAAATCTGCACGAAAATTgtgcaaagaaaaaaaaccatcaactttgaaaaaataaatagagaataagagagagagatggagggcAAGAGGTCTGGGTAATTGTGTGGGTCAGATAAGTGCTCTGGGCTTGAAGAAAAGAGACAGACGGTCAGGACTGGGGTTGAAGGGATGGGATGAACGGGAAGGGGGGAAATGGGCGTCTGTGCTTCCATTACCGTCCGACGAGAATCGAGTTTTGGGGTTGAGTTGCACGGGATAGATGGAAGAGATTCGTGGAAACAGTGAAATTGGATAAGCCGCTAGGGTTTGTTTTGCCCAGGGTCCCTCCGAAAAAAGAGGAACGTAATACAACTGAGAAACGCAaaaggctttttttttttgtttgcagGGTTAATGCTCATAGAGTATCGATTGCCCCTTTCGTAACTGCCAGGTATATAAAACTCGGAGGTGAAATAAAAGTCTCATGTTCTTTCTGAGTAGAAATGGAACTTTCATGCCGAAGACTAATTATATCGATTTAATCTCCAGCGCAATTCCCGTAGCCAAGTATTTTCACTAATGTTCGTCCCTGAATtagtattttattaaaaataattgaagagaGAATTCTTTGTGGAAGAGAGACTGGACTCTACCTAAGTTAAATGCACATAGGATAATGCATAAGTCTTGTTGAGGGATCTTATTTCACCCTCaattattgcaaaaaaaattctaatcaatTTTTGTCATCGCTCCACCCTTCAACACTTCCATACTGATGCTGTGGTAAATTCATCTGCGCACTTGTCGTCAGTCTCTGATcatgatgcgcaggcgtacCACCAGGGCCCTGATATACCGGATATTTCTTTCGTTTTCTTATATTATGCATTGACAATAAGTGTATCTGGAGATACTGCTTTGTTTTGAATGGCTTGTGGCATATGTGACAGGCAAGATACTGCGTCTGTACTGTATGAACATTGACAATATGCTGCTTgagatttgaattatttgagtAGATTTTCCCACACTCTGGACACTTTGGTTTGCCAGTTAGTGTTAAATCAGCGCTTTGATGATGCTGAAAGGCATCACAGGATTGGAGATATTTAGCACTCGATGTAACTTGTAAACTCTGAAGATTATTCTGCAATTTTTGATGCATCACCGATAATTGATCGCTGTTCAGGCTCATGGGATTTAACGTGTTGAGTAACTGCTGGGCTGATGATGAGGATGACGACTGGCTGGTGGTAAGACGCTTATCATTTCGTGAATGTTGCTGAATGGTGATCTCATCGGTGAATTGCTTGTTGATGCTACATCCACGAGTGACACTGTCGTTTCGCGTTGATGAGCCACCGGGTTGCCAGCCACTCGTTCCACCATCATCAGAGGGCTGCCACCGCCCTGGAACCACCAGCCAATTTCAGTCCACTTTGGTCACCTCTGAATCTCAATCCCTTACACACTAGCCCTCACTtttcatcacatttttttatattaaccaattcttttttttttatagtttttatccTCGATAGGTTTTTCGAGTGGGATTTTGTGTCTTTAATGGAATATCTTCAATGATGTCTGAGCCAATTCCGCAATTCCCTCTAGGGTCTTCCTTGTCACTCACTTATTGTCTTCGCCTCTCTAtcttattttgatttttcaaggcAGAATTTCGCTTGGGTGTGAATGGTTAAGTTAGTCAACAATCCAAACGCGATTTTTTACTCACCCTTttctttctattaattttagtTTACTTTTTTGTTtaggctttttttttccttggttattcagtgGAGTTTTGTTATCGTGATAAATTGGTGTGAAGGcgaggaggggaggggaacTTTTTGGTAATTTATGAGAGGTACGAGAGTTCCATGCATTCAGCGCAAACAACGAGAGAATCAGAGTCGTAGGAACGACAGGGAAAATTACTAGTTTGGGACTACGATCGTTCAATggaattatcgatttttttttttattgcctctgggttttttttattgatcttGTTTgcttttttgtaaattaagaatgaaattttaggtGTGATTGGAGGACTTACCGTAATTTGGATCCTGATTCGCTGCGTGAATTCCAGAGGGGCCTGGCATCAATCCTGCGAAATTGTGTTTGTAAGTTTATCAAGTTTGAGGGGAAGAGAACGCAGTAGTGCAGGGATAAAACGGTTCGAGTCCTTTCAACTGAAATTACTAGGAATATCGTGGAATGTAGGaagataataaaattgttgttattaCCTCTTAGACAGCTCTTAATTTGCTCTACGAAAGAGGtaacaacaaaattttttatatccgCCTTAAATTCCCAGATTGAAATGTGATAATAGCGAATTCATCACTCACCCTGAAGACCTAGGAGTGCTGCTGGGAAGGAGTTACGATGGTGTTCCATTGAGTCATTGAGTATGTCATTTGGCTCGGTCTTCACTGAATTTAAAATACTATCGTTGTTTGACATCTCCTCGTCGTTGTCGGACATGGAATTTGAGTCTTCGCCGGTTGATTGTGCCtgtgataaattattgattacgaatttttattgaaaatcaatcGCATTAATCTCATTTTCCTGTTGTAACAATtctttattgaaattattaccTGAATATTATTTGCTGGAGTATGTATCGTGGGCCCGCCCTCAAGTGCCTGGCCGAGTAGTGACTCTTGAAGATCGGTTTTGGGCTCGTGGTGATTACCAACTGGGGGTGAGTAACTCCTTGATCTTTTCTCGGGTGGAGGACTGAGACCACTGTCAGTTGGATCTCTGGTACTGTCGTGCCATGGATTCCTTGACGTCCCCTAATTCGAAATGAGAATATTATTTAACATCTTATCGGCAATAATTAGCTcgttattataattaaaaggATAGATCATTGAAATTTGGAAGTGCTCATTAGGGGATGAGGCTCCCTGAGTAGGTTGTGGCACAAGGGAAGGTCGTACTAGCCTGGTATACTCAGGAAAAACGTCCCTTCTGAATTTTCCGCCTTAATTTTTTGCcacaaatcaattaatttaataaatttttcactttttatcaAGAGTTCGCGAGCGGAAAGGCCTATTAAAACGTTCCTCTAAACTCATCTTGTATTCAAACATATAAATTGGTGCCTGAAAATGTTATGATCAAATTCTAATTTTAACATTTATATTTATGTAATCGTCGTATTTTAAGATTTATTTTTGCGTAATCAGTTGTGCCCTGTTAATATCACGATTTAAAAGAATATACAAACAACAATCCATTAATATGTGACGGAGTGTTTGTAATAATACATAAAATccgcaatattttttcccaaacTCATTTCTCATGGGAGCAATTTGGCAttcgaaaatataaattgttaTCTGAAACTGTTATACTCAAACTCTAATCTCGTGGTTTATCTTCATGTAATGGTCTGTTTTTTCTTGATATCAGGGTTTCCAAGAACAATGAGTATATAAAACTAAATTAATCACTAACGAAATTTTGGGTATACTGATGTAGTGAAATATAATGTTATCATTGAGAACATGGTATGAACTTTTTATTAACTCGTCTTGATTCCTTGTCTTGCAACTTTGTACTAATCTCAAgaactattgatttttttttaagaaaacgTCGCATCATCTTCCTTTATAGAGCTAGAAG
This genomic stretch from Diachasmimorpha longicaudata isolate KC_UGA_2023 chromosome 6, iyDiaLong2, whole genome shotgun sequence harbors:
- the LOC135163715 gene encoding protein abrupt-like isoform X4, giving the protein MAASSSSSTSEQQYSLRWNDFHSSILNSFRHLRDEEDFVDVTLACDSSSFTAHKVVLSACSPYFRRLLKANPCQHPIVILRDVASADMESLLRFMYHGEVHVGQEQLAAFLKTAQMLQVRGLADVNSSTAGTKVSPPAGSEGQDNGSPGTSRNPWHDSTRDPTDSGLSPPPEKRSRSYSPPVGNHHEPKTDLQESLLGQALEGGPTIHTPANNIQAQSTGEDSNSMSDNDEEMSNNDSILNSVKTEPNDILNDSMEHHRNSFPAALLGLQGLMPGPSGIHAANQDPNYGTVMTKREDVMAGENPIPNPTQAVDNFARLYTSLRPDDSRPLCRYCGRSYSSPSNLRQHVKNVHSQWPPQDTWPQCNVCGKRCKTKHYLINHQLQAHGIHQRPNMNNPNNHHH
- the LOC135163715 gene encoding broad-complex core protein isoforms 1/2/3/4/5-like isoform X2 — translated: MAASSSSSTSEQQYSLRWNDFHSSILNSFRHLRDEEDFVDVTLACDSSSFTAHKVVLSACSPYFRRLLKANPCQHPIVILRDVASADMESLLRFMYHGEVHVGQEQLAAFLKTAQMLQVRGLADVNSSTAGTKVSPPAGSEGQDNGSPGTSRNPWHDSTRDPTDSGLSPPPEKRSRSYSPPVGNHHEPKTDLQESLLGQALEGGPTIHTPANNIQAQSTGEDSNSMSDNDEEMSNNDSILNSVKTEPNDILNDSMEHHRNSFPAALLGLQGLMPGPSGIHAANQDPNYGRWQPSDDGGTSGWQPGGSSTRNDSVTRGCSINKQFTDEITIQQHSRNDKRLTTSQSSSSSSAQQLLNTLNPMSLNSDQLSVMHQKLQNNLQSLQVTSSAKYLQSCDAFQHHQSADLTLTGKPKCPECGKIYSNNSNLKQHIVNVHTVQTQYLACHICHKPFKTKQYLQIHLLSMHNIRKRKKYPVYQGPGGTPAHHDQRLTTSAQMNLPQHQYGSVEGWSDDKN
- the LOC135163715 gene encoding protein abrupt-like isoform X3, which produces MAASSSSSTSEQQYSLRWNDFHSSILNSFRHLRDEEDFVDVTLACDSSSFTAHKVVLSACSPYFRRLLKANPCQHPIVILRDVASADMESLLRFMYHGEVHVGQEQLAAFLKTAQMLQVRGLADVNSSTAGTKVSPPAGSEGQDNGSPGTSRNPWHDSTRDPTDSGLSPPPEKRSRSYSPPVGNHHEPKTDLQESLLGQALEGGPTIHTPANNIQAQSTGEDSNSMSDNDEEMSNNDSILNSVKTEPNDILNDSMEHHRNSFPAALLGLQGLMPGPSGIHAANQDPNYDDGHKDGEGAAYHHHQREPGTIVKEEYLDHDVADFNGPPVSDDSKTYPENDGNGDNRSNFHAPRYGYTCPICNRVIANIGDMREHLDRHYPRDSPICPILSCRKNFLHPNSVRNHMRIKHGAKWKEIKALRWTYV
- the LOC135163715 gene encoding protein abrupt-like isoform X1 codes for the protein MAASSSSSTSEQQYSLRWNDFHSSILNSFRHLRDEEDFVDVTLACDSSSFTAHKVVLSACSPYFRRLLKANPCQHPIVILRDVASADMESLLRFMYHGEVHVGQEQLAAFLKTAQMLQVRGLADVNSSTAGTKVSPPAGSEGQDNGSPGTSRNPWHDSTRDPTDSGLSPPPEKRSRSYSPPVGNHHEPKTDLQESLLGQALEGGPTIHTPANNIQAQSTGEDSNSMSDNDEEMSNNDSILNSVKTEPNDILNDSMEHHRNSFPAALLGLQGLMPGPSGIHAANQDPNYVARRGIDMMRVRATDPRPCPKCGKIYRSAHTLRTHLEDKHTICPGYRCVLCGTVAKSRNSLHSHMSRQHRGISTKDLPVLPMPSPFDPNLASRLLAKAGVKVSPAELKARASPTGPRRNDMRLEMPRGAPSEAGSSVCGGDDPEDLTLPLSLRYGSPTPNNNTVITKISHNKAVAAKSLESMMHGHSREPNTAPMHASGHLPMHHGHHNSALGSSALLDTYLQLIAESSPLAALGLSPEQAAAAAVQAAKMAQMNAHEKFGGRGMEDYPMIGRDEGRSIGLVHEDRTEHHDRSIGNNDKHEEEAESSNGEEDDFSENEEPEAVPAE